TGTTTCGATTCGGGTTACCGTTTTTTTCTTCGTTTATCGCTCTGTTCGTGACGAATAACATAGGCGTGCTCCTTTCGAAGACAGGGGAGTGTGGGGGCACTCTCAATTTTGTTGTGTGTTAATCATATGTCTAATATTGAAAATGTCAATTATTGTTTTAAGGAAATTTTGGACGTTGAATTCGTAGATTGGAGAAAGGCTTTTGTTGGAAAAAAGTGACGCCGACCATTTAGGAAATTCAAATCCTCATTTAAATGGCATTACCGAGCCGCTTCGCCTCATGGGTGACTCGAAACGCCACAGCTGCCTTGAAAACGCTTCATCAGAACATGCCGAGAGGGACAGCGAGCGCGCCATATGCCGGGAAGGGAGCCTTCGCCCGCCCGGTGTGAGCCGAGAGGGCTCAGGTCCGATGGTCAGGCATTTATCAGGATGTTTATCGAGGCGCAGGCGATAATTATCATAGCGCCATGATTGCAGGGGGGCGCCGTCGCATTTTTGGAGGCGAAGCTTTGCGCCATCGACGGCGGTGTCTGCTGCGACACAGAGCCCGTAATGAGACATTTTAAGCAATCCTTTCGACAATGCTCCCCGGTCGAAGCGCTCGTCGAGATTCCATATCCCCTCCTTGCAGGTGTGAACCGAAAGGGTGGCTTCAACCCTAACGCGTTTTCGGTGCCCCGGAATATCGACACAGTGAAACCTTGGTTCATCCAGTGTGTAAAACGCTTTGAGGTAAACTTCATTTTTCGATGCGATTGGTGTTTGCGCTACCGCCTTTGAGGTGATGAAAAGGCAGATAAAAAAAACGGCGAACAAAAAAAGGGCGTGACGCCTGTTCTCGAATGTTTTATCAAAATGAATATCCATGGTTTCTCTCTTATTTGTTAAATGTGAAATGCTCGGTGCACGCATTATTTTTTCTCCGGTATTTTAACCTCAATATCGGGGTGATGACCGCCTACGTCTACCTTGTTGGGCAGGATAAAGATTGCCGCGAAAATAATGGCTGCGCTGATGCCAACGAAAACCAAGCCGGGAGCTATCATCTTTGTCCTGGAGGTGCCGTGTGTCTCGCCGGATTTGATCATCTCGCCCCAGACGCTGTTTCCGTTCCAGGTGATGTAGAGGCCGAGTAGAGCAAAGACCACACCGACCAGGCCCGCCACTATACGGAAGAAGCCTTCCTCCTCAAGCAGGTAGGCGAATATCTCGATTTCCTCGGAGCCGTGGGCGTGGGCTGCAGCCGTCCCAAATAGCCCGAGGCCACCTGCCCCGATTACGACAAACATCCCTTTTTTCATCGCGCTCTCTCCCTTAAGAGATTGAAAGAATAGCAGATATAGGCAGGCAAGGCCCTC
Above is a window of Nitrospinaceae bacterium DNA encoding:
- a CDS encoding RICIN domain-containing protein, yielding MDIHFDKTFENRRHALFLFAVFFICLFITSKAVAQTPIASKNEVYLKAFYTLDEPRFHCVDIPGHRKRVRVEATLSVHTCKEGIWNLDERFDRGALSKGLLKMSHYGLCVAADTAVDGAKLRLQKCDGAPLQSWRYDNYRLRLDKHPDKCLTIGPEPSRLTPGGRRLPSRHMARSLSLSACSDEAFSRQLWRFESPMRRSGSVMPFK